CGGTAGCCGGTGACCGGGTCCACGTGCGCGGGGCGCAGCAGGCCGATGGCGTCGTAGTGGCGGAGCATGCGCACCGACACGAGCCCGAGCCTGGCGAAGTCTCCGATGGTGAACATGGCGGTTCCCGGTGTAGGGGCTGACACGGTGTCAGGGTCAACCTATGGCGTTTTCGGATGACATGGGGTACTTTTCCGACAGGACCACGACCGAACGTTCGGTAGGAGCCCATGGACCTCAAGGACCGGGACGCGAACGCGAACCGCCGGATCAGGACGGCGGCGGTGCTGCTGTTCGCCCAGCGCGGCTACGCCGCCACCGGCATCCGCGACCTGGCCCGCGCGGTCGGCATGACCAACGCCGGCGTCTACCACCACGTGGCCAGCAAGGAAGCCCTGCTCGCCGACCTCATGCGCGTCGCCCAGCGGGGCCTCATCGACGCCACCGAGCGCATGCTGCACGGCGTCGAGAGCCCCGCCGACCGCCTGGCCCTGCTGATCAGCTCGCTCACCGCCACCCACGCCCTCAGCCCGATGACCACCCGGGTCATGGACGGCGAGCTCCGCTCCCTGACCCCCGGCTCCCCCGCCCGCGACGAGATCATCGCCCTGCGCGACGCCTACGAGGACCACTGGAGGAGCGCGATCGCCGACGGCGTGGCCGCCGGCGCCTTCCACATCGCCGACCAGCGGCTGACCCGCCTCGCCCTCATGTCCATGTGCACCGGCACCAGCGAGTGGTACCGCCCCGACGGCGACTCCAGCCTGGAGCAGGTGTGCGCGGAGTTCACCGCGATCGGGCTGGCCGCCGTGCGCTCCTCCGTCCAGGTCGTCGCGGTCCCCGACCTCTCCCTGCTGCCCGAGTTCCCCTGGGAGCCGCCGGATGTCAGAAACGATCCCCCAATTGCTGAGGCAGGCCGCTGACCGGTACGGCCGCCGCGATTTCCTCCGTTTCCCCGACCACCCCGCGCTGAGCTTCGCCGAGGCCGACGCCGTCACGGACCGGCTGGCCGGGGCGCTCGCCGCGCGCGGCGTCCGGCCCGGCGACCGGGTGGCGATCATGCTGGACAACGTCCCCGGCTGGCCGTTGACCTGGCTGGCGACGCTCAAGGCGGGCGCGGTCACCGTGCCGGTCAACGTCCGCTACCGGGCCGCCGACCTGGAGCACGTGCTGCGCGACTCCGGCGCCGTCGCGACGGTGACGACCGAGGAGCACGCCCCGCACCTGCCCGGCACGGTGCACCTGCTCGCCGGCCTCGACGACGACGCGCCCGCGCCACGGGTGCGCGTCGGCGCCGGCGACGTGGCCAACTTCCAGTACACCTCGGGCACCACCGGGTTCCCCAAGGCGTGCCTGCTCACCCACGACTACTGGACGCGGACCGCGCGCATCCTCGCCGAGGCCGTCCAGGTCAGGGACGACGACGTGCTCATGATGGCGCAGGCGTACTCGTACCTGGACCCGCAGTGGGCCACGCTCGTCTGCCTGGCGGGGGGCATCCCGCTGGTCGTCCTGCCGCGTTTCTCCGCCTCCGGCTTCTGGCGGGCGGCGCGGGAGCACGGGGCGACGCTCACGTACGTGCTCGGCTCCATGCCCCTCCTGCTGCACAAGCAGCCGCCGTCGCCCGAGGACCGCGGGCACCGGATGCGGCTGGTGCTCTGCTCCGGCATCCGTCCCGGCCTGCACCGGGAGTTCGAGGAGCGCTGGGGCGCGCCCTGGCGCGAGCTGTACGGCTCCACCGAGAGCGGCCCCGACCTGCTGGTCCCCCTCGACGACGCCGGCTCGGTCGGCACCGGCGCGCTGGGCGTGCCGCCGCCCGGCAAGGAGGTCGTGCTCGACGCGGAGACCGGCGAGATCCTGGTCCGCGGCCGGCCCATGATGACCGGCTAC
The Actinomadura luzonensis genome window above contains:
- a CDS encoding AMP-binding protein translates to MSETIPQLLRQAADRYGRRDFLRFPDHPALSFAEADAVTDRLAGALAARGVRPGDRVAIMLDNVPGWPLTWLATLKAGAVTVPVNVRYRAADLEHVLRDSGAVATVTTEEHAPHLPGTVHLLAGLDDDAPAPRVRVGAGDVANFQYTSGTTGFPKACLLTHDYWTRTARILAEAVQVRDDDVLMMAQAYSYLDPQWATLVCLAGGIPLVVLPRFSASGFWRAAREHGATLTYVLGSMPLLLHKQPPSPEDRGHRMRLVLCSGIRPGLHREFEERWGAPWRELYGSTESGPDLLVPLDDAGSVGTGALGVPPPGKEVVLDAETGEILVRGRPMMTGYWNQPEATARALRDGWYHTGDLGVRDEHGRIAHAGRIKDMVRRGGENISCAEVESVLTEHPAVLQAALVPIPDELWGELPKAFLQLRPGHAADAATAMDVVGHARRRLARFKIPAYVEFVEGFSLTPSARIEKRHLLPPGRDQRAAPAIPVHEERT
- a CDS encoding TetR/AcrR family transcriptional regulator, translating into MDLKDRDANANRRIRTAAVLLFAQRGYAATGIRDLARAVGMTNAGVYHHVASKEALLADLMRVAQRGLIDATERMLHGVESPADRLALLISSLTATHALSPMTTRVMDGELRSLTPGSPARDEIIALRDAYEDHWRSAIADGVAAGAFHIADQRLTRLALMSMCTGTSEWYRPDGDSSLEQVCAEFTAIGLAAVRSSVQVVAVPDLSLLPEFPWEPPDVRNDPPIAEAGR